A genomic window from Candidatus Saccharibacteria bacterium includes:
- a CDS encoding DNA translocase FtsK, which produces MSAKKRGPGRPPKNAKKNDKLEHSVPSGFWSQVGAVFLIVVALTASIGLFNAGGIFPVSFANGLRWLIGWTAFVVPFVFLWQAIQIFRNEDNRLPSAIWVATTLFLLFFSGLFQLLIEDPTSQAEAFAGNGGGIFGWIIADTLLRFLNVPMAALILSVLILVLSLFVLSVSPKVVFGRIMAFFRREDAAIDEQNAKIANGVKASDALVKEPIKLKLNKGVETVDLDHRRDEEPRDKPKVKPEEKVALTMASDPDWEFPNLDLLSKKKRPADPGDVNHNAEIIRNTLAEFNINVEMEGVNIGPKVTQYTLKPPSGVKLSRITALDSSLSLNLAAPTLRIEAPIPGKRSVGIEVPNIKPADVRLHSILNSSAWKDTHEPLAFSIGLDISGDPVVGELNKMPHIVIAGQTGSGKSVMLNSLLCSLLYRNSPADMKLILVDPKQVEMRLYDDIPHLLTPVITEPEKTIGALKWAVGEMERRYSLLSEERVRDIKSYNQKKTGEAMPYIVIVVDEMADLMMMAKRDVEALVVRIAQKARAVGIHLVLATQRPSVNVITGLIKANVPARIAFTVASQVDSRTILDQAGAEKLLGQGDMLLLTPSMAKPKRVQGAFVSDEEVTKITDYLRLQRPPEYNADIISQQVQINNHGGVVMDFDGSGDDEYKDAVRAVIEAGKASTSLLQRRLRIGYSKAARIMEEMEENGVIGPQDGSRPRDVLISSLDELGE; this is translated from the coding sequence ATGAGTGCCAAGAAGCGCGGGCCAGGTCGTCCGCCCAAAAATGCCAAGAAAAATGACAAGCTCGAGCACAGTGTACCGAGTGGATTTTGGTCGCAAGTCGGTGCCGTATTTTTGATCGTTGTCGCTTTGACGGCTAGTATAGGTCTGTTTAATGCCGGCGGTATTTTTCCGGTCAGTTTTGCTAATGGTCTACGGTGGCTGATCGGTTGGACAGCCTTTGTTGTTCCGTTCGTGTTCCTGTGGCAGGCGATTCAGATTTTTCGCAACGAAGACAATCGACTGCCTAGTGCGATTTGGGTAGCTACGACGCTTTTCCTACTATTTTTCTCTGGCTTATTCCAGTTATTGATTGAGGATCCAACCAGCCAGGCCGAGGCATTTGCCGGTAATGGCGGCGGTATCTTTGGTTGGATTATTGCCGACACGTTGCTCAGATTCCTTAATGTGCCAATGGCGGCGTTAATTTTGTCGGTCTTGATCTTGGTCTTGTCGTTATTCGTTTTGAGCGTCTCGCCAAAGGTGGTCTTTGGCCGTATTATGGCCTTTTTCCGTCGCGAAGATGCGGCGATTGACGAACAAAACGCCAAAATTGCAAATGGTGTCAAAGCTAGCGATGCACTCGTCAAGGAGCCTATTAAACTAAAACTAAACAAAGGCGTAGAAACAGTTGACCTCGACCATCGACGCGACGAGGAGCCAAGAGACAAGCCAAAGGTGAAACCCGAGGAAAAAGTTGCGCTGACGATGGCGTCTGATCCAGATTGGGAATTTCCAAATCTCGATTTACTATCTAAAAAGAAACGACCAGCCGATCCTGGGGATGTTAATCATAACGCTGAAATCATTCGCAATACTTTGGCCGAATTCAATATTAATGTCGAGATGGAAGGTGTCAATATTGGACCAAAAGTTACGCAGTATACTTTGAAACCACCAAGTGGCGTTAAATTATCTCGTATTACAGCGTTAGATAGTTCATTATCGCTCAATTTAGCAGCACCAACTTTGCGTATCGAAGCCCCGATTCCGGGCAAGCGATCAGTTGGCATCGAAGTCCCCAATATCAAACCAGCCGATGTTAGACTCCATAGCATTCTCAATTCTAGTGCCTGGAAGGATACTCATGAACCACTGGCTTTTTCAATCGGCCTAGACATTTCTGGCGATCCAGTAGTCGGCGAACTTAACAAGATGCCGCATATTGTTATCGCTGGTCAAACTGGCTCTGGTAAGTCTGTCATGTTAAACTCGCTCCTGTGTTCACTACTGTATCGCAATTCTCCAGCTGATATGAAGCTTATTTTGGTTGATCCAAAACAGGTGGAAATGCGGCTGTACGATGACATTCCGCATCTGTTGACACCGGTCATTACCGAACCGGAAAAGACTATTGGCGCCCTCAAATGGGCGGTTGGCGAGATGGAGCGTCGGTATAGTTTGCTCAGCGAAGAGCGGGTGCGTGATATCAAATCATACAATCAAAAGAAGACCGGCGAGGCCATGCCATATATCGTGATCGTGGTTGACGAGATGGCTGATCTCATGATGATGGCAAAGCGCGATGTCGAGGCTCTAGTCGTGCGTATTGCCCAGAAAGCTCGTGCCGTCGGCATTCACCTCGTGCTAGCAACGCAGCGTCCATCGGTCAATGTTATTACCGGCCTCATCAAAGCCAACGTGCCAGCCAGAATTGCGTTTACCGTAGCGAGCCAGGTTGACTCGCGCACTATTTTGGATCAAGCTGGCGCCGAGAAGTTACTTGGTCAAGGAGATATGCTACTGCTGACGCCGTCAATGGCGAAACCAAAACGTGTTCAGGGCGCATTCGTATCAGACGAAGAAGTCACCAAAATAACGGATTATCTGCGTTTGCAGCGCCCGCCGGAGTATAATGCCGATATTATTTCGCAACAAGTACAAATCAACAATCATGGCGGGGTGGTGATGGACTTTGACGGTTCGGGTGATGATGAATACAAGGACGCAGTGCGCGCCGTGATCGAAGCTGGTAAAGCCAGCACCTCACTACTCCAGCGCCGTCTCCGCATCGGCTATAGCAAAGCGGCTCGTATCATGGAAGAAATGGAAGAAAACGGCGTTATTGGGCCGCAGGACGGTAGCCGACCACGTGACGTGCTGATCAGTTCGCTCGATGAACTAGGGGAGTAA
- the dut gene encoding dUTP diphosphatase: protein MKIKIKKVQEHAILPEYQTALAAGFDFHAAITQPVVIKPGTFETISTGVAVEIPAGYELQIRPRSGLAFKHRVLPVNAIGTIDADYRGEMMVGLLNSGTVDFVVEPGMRIAQGVVAKHETVEWEEASELSDTERSQGGFGSTGL, encoded by the coding sequence GTGAAAATCAAGATAAAGAAAGTTCAAGAACATGCGATTCTGCCTGAATACCAAACGGCACTCGCAGCCGGATTTGATTTTCATGCCGCCATCACGCAGCCAGTCGTTATCAAGCCAGGAACGTTCGAGACGATTTCGACAGGTGTGGCTGTAGAGATCCCAGCTGGTTACGAATTGCAGATTCGACCGCGCTCGGGTCTGGCGTTCAAGCACCGCGTTTTGCCAGTTAACGCTATCGGGACGATTGACGCTGACTATCGCGGCGAGATGATGGTCGGTTTACTCAATAGTGGCACGGTGGACTTTGTTGTTGAGCCAGGCATGCGCATCGCTCAGGGTGTCGTGGCAAAGCACGAGACAGTGGAATGGGAAGAGGCCTCAGAGCTATCGGACACCGAGCGATCACAGGGCGGTTTCGGAAGCACTGGATTATGA
- the mutM gene encoding bifunctional DNA-formamidopyrimidine glycosylase/DNA-(apurinic or apyrimidinic site) lyase produces the protein MPELPEVETIRRGLEPILVGRQIMDVVILNEKSFHGSGEDIKQFIIGSTIKNIRRRAKVLLIDLSTDYSLVVHLKMTGQIVVRGANNWAGGHPNESFVEDLPNKSTRIYLTFDDGAKLFFNDQRKFGWIKLIPTITIDELAFISKLGPEPLIGNPAEEFLTRVRRRNNTTIKAAILDQSVIAGIGNIYADEALWLAKIHPETRVRDLTDSQLASILKGAIEAMTKSIESGGSTMQNYIKADGSRGNYLDLFANVFRREGLACPRCGATIEKIRVAGRGTHICPNCQRAPDN, from the coding sequence ATGCCTGAACTCCCAGAGGTCGAGACCATACGACGTGGACTAGAGCCGATATTAGTTGGGCGTCAAATCATGGATGTCGTTATTTTGAACGAAAAATCGTTTCATGGCAGCGGCGAAGACATAAAGCAATTTATTATCGGATCCACGATAAAAAATATTCGTCGTCGTGCCAAAGTGCTGTTGATAGACCTGTCGACCGATTATTCGCTAGTAGTTCATCTAAAAATGACTGGACAGATCGTGGTGCGCGGTGCCAATAACTGGGCGGGTGGTCATCCTAACGAGTCGTTCGTCGAAGACTTGCCAAACAAATCAACCAGGATTTATCTCACCTTCGATGATGGTGCAAAGTTATTTTTTAATGACCAGCGCAAATTTGGCTGGATCAAACTAATCCCAACTATAACAATCGACGAATTAGCATTTATTAGTAAACTCGGGCCAGAGCCGCTCATCGGTAATCCGGCAGAGGAGTTTTTGACTAGAGTTCGTCGACGTAACAATACTACGATCAAGGCGGCGATTTTAGATCAGTCGGTCATAGCCGGCATCGGCAACATCTATGCCGACGAAGCCCTATGGCTAGCCAAAATACATCCAGAAACCAGAGTTCGTGATCTCACTGATAGCCAACTAGCATCTATCCTAAAGGGTGCTATCGAAGCCATGACTAAATCTATAGAATCGGGCGGCAGCACGATGCAAAACTATATCAAAGCCGACGGTTCGAGGGGTAATTATCTCGACTTGTTCGCTAATGTTTTTCGGCGAGAAGGGCTAGCCTGCCCACGCTGTGGTGCGACGATCGAAAAGATTCGGGTGGCTGGACGCGGCACGCATATTTGCCCAAATTGTCAGAGGGCGCCAGATAATTAA
- a CDS encoding glycogen debranching enzyme GlgX produces MSVIVDRELSSPRAAIEHHADELYGILFDAGEHTELDKPALGITLREDGCDFAVHTGDDVLGVDFCVVNPIDPGESIRWRLHPSHNNDNSNTYTGFIPDVLPGDLYGLRVERAKDPNSYDTLLLDPYAKAITRLGLPDHPSSPAYGVIVGGELSATTRPNIAPEDRVIYESHIKNATMLHPDIPEELRGTYLGFCHPAHIEHLKSLGVTTVEVLPIMQFFSEEFLANAGRVNAWGYNTAGFFAPHEGYAHDKTPGAAIGEVKTMIDTLHAAGIEIVLDVVYNHTSEGGIDSPAHSLRGLDNEGYYRTYTDNQGRQNYFDATGCGNNIDSSKPAAAGLIWDSLSYWHETIGADGFRFDLAHAMIGDGSLFTRLKEDERFRDCLLIAEPWSIYEYPRGLYAHAGIAEWDGEYRNYVRGFWGKGKKNLHDLKPFLEASMGADKTVNFITAHDGFTLHDLTAYETKHNELNGENNRDGTNDNRSDNHGHEGPTDNTETNNLRQRTARNLLATLAMSRGIPMILDGDDRLHTQLGNNNSYCQDNLIAWRNWDLSDKQKEIGKFIQSLLAIRRQSSLGNSAAITHDIPASPIGERGIDWFNLWGLRMRETDPEWHGIPVFSMYSSGLAGENTKDSLLYYLNGSGEDVYASLPRELAAKGDYVLLANTDTGATDLEGTVRVPEIFPLKAMSSVILRRVSCVLPPVNEPVRDPLELGFVDLGHNMISINHS; encoded by the coding sequence ATGTCAGTAATTGTAGATCGTGAGTTATCATCACCCCGGGCAGCCATAGAGCACCATGCCGATGAGTTATATGGAATTTTATTTGATGCAGGAGAACATACCGAGCTAGACAAGCCAGCCCTTGGAATCACCCTGCGAGAAGATGGTTGTGATTTTGCTGTACATACTGGCGACGATGTTCTAGGTGTCGATTTTTGCGTCGTCAACCCTATTGATCCGGGCGAGAGCATCCGCTGGAGACTGCACCCTAGCCACAATAATGATAACTCAAATACCTATACCGGCTTTATACCGGACGTACTACCCGGAGATCTATATGGGCTACGAGTCGAAAGGGCTAAAGACCCGAACAGCTACGATACGCTTTTGCTTGATCCCTACGCCAAGGCTATTACTAGGCTAGGATTACCAGATCACCCTAGCTCACCAGCCTACGGCGTCATTGTAGGAGGAGAATTATCCGCCACCACACGACCAAATATAGCCCCTGAGGATCGTGTAATTTATGAATCTCATATCAAAAATGCCACGATGCTTCACCCTGATATCCCAGAGGAACTACGTGGTACCTACCTAGGATTTTGCCATCCTGCCCACATTGAACACTTGAAAAGCCTAGGTGTTACTACTGTCGAGGTATTACCTATTATGCAGTTCTTTTCAGAAGAATTTTTAGCTAACGCCGGAAGAGTGAACGCGTGGGGCTACAATACTGCTGGTTTCTTTGCACCACACGAAGGCTATGCTCATGACAAAACACCAGGTGCTGCCATAGGAGAGGTCAAGACCATGATCGATACTCTGCACGCCGCAGGAATCGAAATCGTGCTCGACGTGGTCTATAATCACACGTCCGAGGGCGGTATAGATTCACCCGCTCACTCTCTCAGAGGTCTCGATAATGAAGGTTATTATCGTACCTACACAGACAACCAAGGCAGGCAAAACTATTTCGATGCTACCGGTTGTGGTAACAATATTGACTCTAGCAAACCAGCTGCAGCTGGTTTAATTTGGGATTCTCTTTCCTATTGGCACGAAACCATAGGTGCTGATGGTTTTCGATTCGACCTAGCCCACGCTATGATCGGTGACGGTTCGTTGTTTACTCGATTAAAAGAAGATGAGCGCTTTCGCGATTGCTTGCTCATCGCTGAGCCGTGGAGTATTTACGAGTATCCTCGAGGACTTTATGCCCATGCCGGAATAGCCGAATGGGACGGGGAATACCGCAACTACGTCCGCGGATTTTGGGGTAAGGGCAAAAAAAATCTACATGATTTGAAACCGTTTCTAGAAGCTAGTATGGGAGCTGACAAAACCGTCAACTTTATCACTGCGCATGATGGTTTTACTCTGCATGATTTGACGGCTTATGAGACGAAACATAATGAGCTAAATGGCGAAAATAACCGAGACGGCACAAATGACAATCGATCTGATAATCATGGTCACGAAGGCCCAACCGATAATACCGAAACGAATAATTTGCGCCAACGTACCGCCCGTAATTTACTGGCAACGTTAGCTATGTCTCGAGGTATCCCCATGATTCTGGACGGAGACGACCGATTACATACGCAACTCGGCAATAATAATTCGTATTGCCAGGATAATCTGATAGCTTGGAGAAATTGGGACTTATCGGACAAACAGAAAGAGATCGGTAAATTTATTCAATCTCTGTTAGCTATACGGCGACAAAGTTCGCTAGGCAATTCTGCCGCTATAACGCACGATATCCCAGCAAGCCCGATTGGCGAACGTGGTATTGATTGGTTCAATTTGTGGGGACTACGAATGAGAGAAACCGATCCCGAATGGCACGGTATACCAGTCTTTAGTATGTACAGCTCGGGCCTAGCCGGAGAAAATACTAAAGACAGCCTCCTCTACTATTTAAATGGCTCTGGCGAAGACGTCTACGCTTCACTACCTCGAGAACTAGCCGCCAAAGGTGATTACGTACTCCTAGCCAATACCGATACTGGTGCAACTGACCTAGAGGGAACGGTTCGGGTGCCCGAAATCTTTCCGCTAAAAGCCATGTCATCGGTGATCTTACGTCGAGTCTCCTGTGTGCTACCTCCGGTAAATGAACCTGTGCGGGATCCATTAGAACTTGGCTTTGTAGATCTTGGTCACAACATGATAAGCATTAATCATTCCTAA
- the holA gene encoding DNA polymerase III subunit delta codes for MIYLYYGENDLLRKRAVDELVAAFTQKYGVDAVSQINCSDIEPQRLIAEIVNINMFAPERLILLDSLDQNNNAWALIGENIARVPNDTSLVISVTSPDKRTKTFKTLKTAARVREFQPLKGHELADWVRQELASSGLEYTSTAVDELIGATGGDQWRLAMEVAKLRTLDQVVTPQLVRQYVEPSLEANAFMIFEQVISGRREAALAELEKVASLEDPNKFMGLLASQAFALAAAVHGAGQRDVASTLKIHPFQLSKMGEVARRMGDPEQQKERVKRVASLLAATDAKIKLSRSTEAWALISIAIGKM; via the coding sequence GTGATCTATCTTTATTATGGTGAAAATGATTTGCTGCGGAAGCGGGCGGTTGATGAATTAGTGGCAGCTTTTACCCAAAAATACGGAGTTGATGCTGTTAGCCAGATTAATTGTAGCGATATTGAACCACAGCGCTTGATAGCTGAAATAGTTAACATCAATATGTTTGCACCCGAGCGACTGATATTGCTAGATAGCTTAGACCAAAATAATAATGCTTGGGCGTTGATTGGCGAGAACATAGCTCGTGTTCCCAACGATACATCTCTAGTAATATCTGTTACATCACCAGATAAACGAACTAAAACATTCAAAACGTTAAAAACTGCTGCTCGAGTCAGAGAATTCCAACCGTTGAAAGGCCATGAGCTGGCCGACTGGGTCCGCCAAGAACTAGCGTCGAGCGGTCTAGAATATACATCCACCGCAGTCGATGAATTGATCGGCGCTACTGGTGGTGATCAGTGGCGGTTAGCTATGGAAGTTGCTAAATTACGAACGCTTGACCAGGTCGTCACACCACAGCTGGTGCGTCAGTATGTCGAACCTAGTCTAGAAGCCAATGCTTTTATGATTTTCGAACAAGTGATATCGGGCCGGCGCGAAGCGGCTCTCGCAGAGCTAGAAAAAGTAGCAAGTCTTGAAGACCCGAACAAGTTTATGGGGCTATTAGCGAGCCAGGCGTTTGCTCTTGCTGCTGCCGTGCATGGGGCGGGTCAGAGAGATGTAGCGTCAACGTTAAAAATCCACCCTTTTCAATTATCAAAAATGGGTGAAGTAGCGCGGCGCATGGGAGATCCAGAGCAGCAGAAAGAGCGCGTGAAACGAGTCGCGTCACTGTTAGCTGCTACTGATGCAAAAATCAAGTTGTCTCGCTCAACCGAAGCCTGGGCCTTGATTTCCATTGCTATTGGCAAGATGTAA
- a CDS encoding 30S ribosomal protein S20 yields MPIIKSAVKKMRQDQKRYAQNLRTKRALRAAVKAFETKPTFDTLRAAQSAIDTTVKKNVLTKAAAGRRMSHLSATAKAAGVKIPAAAKKAAPKATAPKAAAKPAAKKAPAKTTTTAKKAPAKKPAAKKA; encoded by the coding sequence ATGCCGATTATCAAATCAGCAGTCAAAAAAATGCGTCAGGATCAAAAGCGCTACGCGCAGAACCTGCGCACTAAACGAGCGTTGCGCGCCGCCGTCAAAGCGTTCGAGACGAAGCCGACCTTCGATACCTTACGCGCAGCCCAGAGTGCTATCGATACCACAGTAAAAAAGAACGTTCTCACCAAAGCTGCCGCTGGTCGTCGCATGTCTCATTTGTCAGCTACCGCCAAAGCTGCCGGTGTTAAAATCCCAGCTGCTGCGAAAAAGGCCGCTCCAAAAGCTACTGCACCCAAAGCTGCTGCCAAGCCAGCTGCGAAAAAAGCACCAGCTAAAACGACTACTACCGCCAAGAAAGCTCCGGCAAAGAAACCGGCCGCTAAAAAAGCTTAG
- the truB gene encoding tRNA pseudouridine(55) synthase TruB, translated as MEQFDQIILADKPAGISSFGVVARVRRQLSEQAGRKIKVGHTGTLDPFATGLMILLSGTFTRRAGEFSKLDKVYEATIRLGAISSTGDPEGEITEQLVQDIPSEQQVRQTIKTFLGKITQTPPVFSAIKINGQRAYKLARAGQAVEMPSREVEIYSIELLSYEYPHIKIRAHVSSGTYIRTLAQDIGDLLGTGAYATKLRRTKVGSYDIDNIETIKIIK; from the coding sequence TTGGAACAATTTGACCAGATTATTTTAGCTGATAAACCGGCCGGTATCTCATCGTTCGGGGTGGTTGCTAGAGTTCGCCGCCAGTTATCTGAGCAGGCGGGACGAAAAATTAAAGTTGGCCATACCGGGACTTTGGATCCATTTGCAACGGGACTGATGATCCTGCTCAGCGGCACATTCACCCGTCGCGCTGGCGAGTTCTCTAAATTAGACAAAGTCTACGAAGCAACCATCAGACTCGGCGCCATCTCGTCAACCGGCGATCCGGAAGGTGAAATTACCGAGCAGCTAGTCCAGGACATCCCGAGTGAGCAGCAGGTGAGACAGACTATCAAAACATTCTTGGGAAAGATTACGCAAACCCCACCGGTTTTTTCGGCTATCAAGATCAACGGCCAGCGAGCGTATAAATTGGCACGAGCCGGACAAGCTGTCGAGATGCCATCTCGAGAAGTCGAGATTTACAGTATCGAGCTACTGAGCTACGAATACCCACATATAAAAATTCGCGCTCACGTCTCATCAGGTACGTATATCCGAACACTCGCCCAAGATATCGGCGACCTTTTGGGTACTGGTGCATATGCTACAAAGCTACGCCGTACCAAGGTTGGCTCATATGATATTGACAATATCGAAACTATAAAAATTATAAAATAA
- a CDS encoding collagen-like protein produces the protein MAPGSIAVDEIQDQTITEDKLDPTVVSKLNSGGGSPGATGATGPTGTPGAVGATGSQGFTGATGPVGATGATGAQGATGPTPDTSMFVQQNATVSSVPSASMINRNLNYTIDPADPDIFHINVNGSQRMWLNEWGALRGRNPYSSWADSLVRAIIQDGDNLNGNAFEVNDRRTGAVYTLPFGVRWSDGAIRRNGVVLQMVYTLEAGQTEADIPAGTPAGTLIVRRTV, from the coding sequence ATAGCCCCTGGCTCTATCGCAGTAGATGAAATCCAAGACCAAACCATCACCGAAGACAAACTAGATCCTACCGTAGTATCCAAACTAAACTCAGGTGGTGGTTCACCGGGTGCTACTGGCGCTACCGGACCAACCGGAACCCCAGGCGCAGTTGGTGCAACAGGCTCTCAAGGTTTCACTGGAGCGACTGGACCAGTAGGAGCCACTGGTGCAACGGGCGCACAAGGTGCGACTGGTCCTACGCCTGATACTAGTATGTTTGTACAGCAAAATGCTACGGTTTCATCAGTGCCGTCCGCATCAATGATCAACCGTAATTTAAACTATACAATTGATCCAGCAGATCCAGACATCTTTCATATCAATGTCAATGGTAGTCAACGCATGTGGCTCAATGAATGGGGTGCTTTGCGAGGCCGTAATCCATATTCATCGTGGGCAGATTCACTCGTACGTGCCATCATACAGGATGGTGATAATTTGAACGGCAATGCATTTGAAGTTAACGATAGGCGCACCGGTGCGGTATACACACTTCCTTTTGGTGTACGTTGGTCAGACGGTGCAATTAGGCGCAATGGGGTAGTTTTGCAGATGGTATACACGCTAGAAGCAGGTCAAACTGAAGCTGATATTCCGGCAGGTACTCCAGCAGGAACCCTAATTGTACGTAGGACAGTCTAG
- the rpsO gene encoding 30S ribosomal protein S15, whose product MITKEDKLAAIKSTQVHKDDVGSPAAQVAILTARINEITEHLKSNKHDFMARRGLLQMVGRRKKLLRSLEKNDFAQYKKVIETLGLRK is encoded by the coding sequence ATGATTACAAAAGAGGATAAATTAGCAGCGATTAAATCGACTCAGGTGCACAAGGACGACGTTGGCTCTCCGGCTGCACAGGTAGCGATTTTGACGGCACGTATCAATGAGATTACCGAGCACCTAAAGTCTAATAAACATGATTTTATGGCACGTCGTGGTCTACTCCAGATGGTTGGTCGTCGCAAAAAATTGTTACGTTCACTGGAAAAGAACGACTTTGCTCAGTACAAAAAGGTTATCGAAACCTTGGGCTTGCGCAAATAA
- the pnp gene encoding polyribonucleotide nucleotidyltransferase, whose protein sequence is MGRTLTLEVNRVGFRTSASVLVRYGETVVLGTAQTGPVNPNLDYFPLSIDYEEKFYASGKISGSRFIKREGRPSDEAILIGRLIDRPIRPLFPKGYRNECQVVASVLSMDPGFRPDAVAMVAASAALMITGTPYDGPIAGLRIGLDDKGAFATFLPREAMNTNKLDLFVAGSKSGIMMVEAGANEVSEDTVADAIAWAHQQIQPVIKLQEELRKAVAPTEQAYELVKPNEDIQTAAANWLADKLTDDLHQPYPERNELLAALKQEYTEHFSAEHSEEEWKELKGEYAEAFSLAMHQDVRKGIVEKGVRPDGRGLKDIRPLSSEVSVLPRTHGSSLFTRGLTQALNIVTLAPLSYAQIVDTMEVTDGERRYMHHYNAPGYTVGEVKRLGSPGRREIGHGYLAERALTAVLPSEEDFPYAIRSVTEIMSQNGSTSMAATCSSCLALMDAGVPLVRPVSGVAMGLMVDGDDYYVLTDLADQEDFAGDMDFKVTGTSEGITALQMDMKVHGLPADVLKKALDQAKEARATILESMLETLPGPRDNLSPYAPRIEKLMINPDKIGAVIGKGGETINKITSETGVMIDIKEDGLITFASNDPAKMEQALTWVRSLTEEPEVGKIYEGTVVSIKDFGAFINILPGIDGMCHISAMSDQRVEKVTDVMKEGDKVRVKLMAIDDRGRLSLSMKPSDVA, encoded by the coding sequence ATGGGTCGCACCCTGACACTCGAAGTCAACCGTGTTGGTTTCCGTACCAGTGCCTCAGTTTTGGTGCGATACGGCGAAACCGTCGTCCTCGGCACGGCGCAAACTGGTCCCGTTAACCCTAATCTCGACTATTTCCCATTGTCGATCGATTACGAGGAAAAGTTCTACGCCTCGGGCAAAATTAGCGGTTCTCGATTTATCAAGCGCGAAGGTCGTCCGTCTGACGAGGCGATTCTCATCGGTCGTCTGATCGACCGACCAATCCGCCCACTGTTTCCAAAGGGCTATCGCAACGAATGCCAAGTAGTTGCGAGCGTGCTGTCAATGGATCCCGGCTTTCGTCCAGACGCTGTCGCCATGGTAGCGGCTAGCGCGGCGCTGATGATCACTGGCACACCATACGACGGCCCAATAGCTGGTCTCCGTATTGGCTTGGATGACAAGGGTGCATTTGCGACATTTCTACCTCGCGAGGCTATGAACACTAATAAACTGGATCTGTTTGTGGCTGGCTCAAAATCTGGCATCATGATGGTTGAAGCCGGCGCGAATGAGGTTAGCGAAGATACAGTAGCTGACGCTATTGCGTGGGCTCATCAGCAAATTCAGCCAGTAATTAAACTCCAAGAAGAGTTACGTAAAGCTGTCGCTCCAACCGAGCAGGCTTATGAACTAGTCAAGCCTAACGAAGATATTCAAACTGCCGCTGCCAATTGGCTAGCCGACAAATTGACTGACGACTTGCATCAACCTTATCCAGAGCGCAATGAGCTCCTAGCTGCTCTCAAACAAGAATACACAGAGCATTTTTCTGCCGAACATAGTGAAGAGGAATGGAAAGAGCTAAAAGGTGAATACGCCGAGGCATTCTCTCTGGCTATGCACCAGGATGTCCGAAAAGGCATCGTAGAAAAGGGCGTTCGTCCAGATGGTCGTGGCCTGAAAGATATTCGTCCACTCAGTTCTGAGGTGAGTGTTCTGCCACGAACGCATGGTTCCAGTTTGTTCACGCGTGGTTTGACCCAGGCGTTAAATATCGTTACCCTGGCACCTCTCAGTTACGCTCAGATCGTTGACACTATGGAGGTGACTGACGGCGAGCGTCGTTACATGCATCACTACAATGCGCCGGGCTACACAGTCGGCGAAGTGAAACGTCTCGGTAGCCCAGGTCGTCGTGAGATCGGCCACGGCTATCTCGCTGAACGAGCTTTGACTGCTGTTTTGCCGAGCGAAGAGGACTTTCCATACGCCATTCGTAGCGTGACTGAGATCATGAGCCAGAACGGTTCGACCTCTATGGCCGCTACCTGCTCATCATGTTTGGCACTCATGGATGCCGGCGTACCGCTAGTACGTCCAGTCAGTGGTGTAGCAATGGGCTTGATGGTTGATGGCGATGACTATTACGTCTTGACTGACCTAGCCGACCAAGAAGATTTTGCTGGTGACATGGACTTCAAGGTGACTGGTACTAGCGAAGGTATCACAGCACTCCAAATGGATATGAAGGTTCACGGCTTGCCAGCTGACGTCTTGAAAAAGGCTCTCGACCAGGCTAAAGAAGCTCGCGCTACTATCCTAGAGTCAATGCTCGAAACCTTGCCTGGCCCACGTGACAATTTGTCACCATACGCACCACGCATTGAAAAACTGATGATCAATCCAGATAAAATCGGCGCAGTCATCGGCAAGGGCGGCGAGACCATCAACAAGATCACCTCTGAAACTGGCGTCATGATTGACATCAAAGAAGACGGTTTGATTACGTTTGCTAGCAATGATCCTGCCAAAATGGAACAAGCCCTCACCTGGGTTAGGTCTCTAACCGAAGAACCCGAAGTCGGCAAAATCTACGAAGGCACAGTCGTTAGCATCAAAGACTTTGGTGCATTCATCAATATCTTGCCTGGTATCGACGGCATGTGTCATATTTCGGCTATGAGCGACCAGCGTGTTGAAAAAGTCACCGATGTCATGAAAGAAGGCGACAAAGTTCGCGTCAAATTGATGGCAATTGACGATCGTGGACGTCTGTCTCTCAGTATGAAACCATCTGATGTAGCCTAA